The following are encoded together in the Brassica napus cultivar Da-Ae chromosome A9, Da-Ae, whole genome shotgun sequence genome:
- the LOC106401463 gene encoding flavin-containing monooxygenase FMO GS-OX5-like, giving the protein MIAPSDDWSPTISKPTKMAPSCSPINSLHVAVIGAGAAGLVAARELRRESHSVVVFERNTEVGGLWVYTPQSEPDPLSLDPNRTVVHSSVYDSLRTNLPRECMGYSDFPFVPRPEHDESRDPRRYPTHREVLAYLRDFAREFKLVEMVRFGTEVVRVEQDGRKWKIRSRNSDGVSRDEIFDSVVVCNGHYTEPRVAQIPGIDLWPGKQLHSHNYRVPDPFKDQVVVVIGNFASGSDISRDLTGVAKEVHIAARSKPSETYEKLPGADNLWLHPMIETARKDGSIVFKNGKVVQADTIVHCTGYIYHFPFLNTNGYITVEDNCVGPLYKHVFPPALAPGLSFIGLPWMTLLFTLFELQSKWVAAVLSGRVTLPSEDKMMEDTNALYAKRDANGFPKRYTHRLGVVGQAEYLNWIADQIGEPPVEQWRNKELEDGYVRLATQADTFRDKWDDDHLIAEAYEDFLRQKLISAIPSQIFG; this is encoded by the exons ATGATTGCCCCCTCAGACGATTGGAGCCCAACAATTTCCAAACCAACAAAAATGGCACCCTCTTGCAGCCCAATCAACTCTCTCCACGTGGCAGTGATCGGAGCAGGAGCCGCCGGGCTCGTAGCAGCACGAGAGCTACGTCGGGAATCACACTCCGTCGTCGTCTTTGAACGCAACACAGAAGTCGGAGGTCTCTGGGTGTACACACCTCAAAGCGAACCGGACCCGCTTAGTctcgatccgaaccgaaccgtaGTCCACTCTAGTGTCTACGACTCGCTCCGGACCAATCTCCCTAGAGAGTGTATGGGTTACAGTGACTTCCCTTTCGTGCCCCGACCAGAACATGACGAGTCCAGAGACCCGAGAAGGTATCCTACACACAGGGAAGTCTTGGCGTATCTTCGAGACTTCGCGAGAGAGTTCAAACTCGTGGAGATGGTTCGGTTCGGGACAGAAGTGGTTCGTGTCGAGCAGGATGGTCGGAAGTGGAAGATCCGATCAAGAAACTCCGATGGGGTGTCCAGAGATGAGATCTTTGACTCTGTGGTCGTGTGTAATGGACACTACACAGAGCCTCGTGTTGCTCAAATTCCTG GTATAGATCTATGGCCAGGGAAGCAACTTCATAGTCACAACTACAGAGTTCCTGATCCATTCAAAGACCAG GTTGTGGTAGTGATAGGAAACTTTGCGAGTGGATCAGATATCAGCAGGGACTTAACAGGAGTGGCTAAAGAAGTCCATATCGCAGCTAGGTCGAAACCGTCTGAGACATATGAGAAGCTTCCCGGGGCCGACAATCTATGGCTTCACCCTATG ATAGAAACCGCACGCAAAGATGGCTCCATTGTTTTCAAGAATGGTAAGGTTGTACAAGCAGATACTATTGTGCACTGCACTGGTTACATATATCACTTCCCATTTCTCAATACCAATGGCTATATCACCGTGGAGGATAACTGTGTTGGACCGCTTTACAAACATGTCTTTCCTCCTGCTCTTGCTCCGGGGCTTTCCTTCATCGGTTTACCATGGATG ACATTGCTATTCACTCTGTTTGAGCTTCAAAGCAAGTGGGTGGCTGCAGTTTTGTCCGGTCGTGTCACACTTCCTTCAGAAGACAAAATGATGGAGGACACCAACGCCCTCTATGCAAAGCGTGATGCTAACGGGTTCCCCAAGAGATACACGCATCGTCTTGGTGTCGTCGGTCAGGCTGAGTACCTCAACTGGATAGCTGATCAGATTGGTGAACCACCTGTTGAACAATGGAGAAACAAGGAATTAGAAGATGGCTATGTAAGACTTGCCACACAAGCAGACACGTTCCGTGATAAGTGGGATGATGATCATCTCATTGCTGAGGCTTATGAGGACTTCTTGAGACAGAAGCTGATCAGTGCTATTCCCTCTCAGATATTTGGGTGA
- the LOC125578601 gene encoding pentatricopeptide repeat-containing protein At1g12300, mitochondrial-like has product MMLRTQRWEHLTTLRSVRSHSIQTGTLRNAYEFFCERGFSSGLTSDRNLSYKEKLRSGIVGIKKDDAGGLCKKGSLSEARLLLRKMEEDGIAPDSGPYNTLIRAHLRDGDVSISVELIEEMKRCGFSADASTVKMVMDMLSDGRLDRSFLDMLS; this is encoded by the coding sequence ATGATGTTGAGGACACAGAGATGGGAGCATCTTACTACTTTGAGATCGGTTCGTTCCCATTCAATTCAGACAGGTACTCTGAGAAATGCTTACGAGTTCTTCTGCGAACGAGGCTTTTCTAGCGGTCTCACCAGCGATAGAAATCTCTCTTACAAAGAGAAACTGAGAAGTGGGATTGTTGGAATCAAGAAAGATGATGCTGGAGGACTATGTAAGAAAGGGTCGCTGTCTGAAGCGAGACTGTTGCTTAGGAAGATGGAAGAGGATGGGATTGCGCCAGATAGTGGTCCATACAACACTCTCATCAGGGCACATCTCCGAGATGGTGACGTAAGCATTTCAGTTGAACTCATCGAAGAAATGAAGAGGTGTGGCTTCTCTGCAGATGCTTCCACTGTAAAGATGGTTATGGATATGTTATCGGATGGTAGATTGGACAGAAGCTTTCTAGACATGCTTTCTTAA